CCACTGGTGCGGGTTTGTCACCGCCCACGCCGCGCTGTGCGCCAGCTGCCAGGGCGCCAACCTGGTACCGGTGGGCTTCGGCACCGAGCGCCTGGAGGAGGAGATCGGCCGCCTTCTGCCCCGGGCCCGCCTGGGCCGCCTGGACCGGGACACCGCTGCCAGCCGCCGCCAGCTCCTGGCCCTGTTGCGGGCGGTGCACGACCGGGAGATCGATATCCTGGTGGGCACCCAGATGATCGCCAAGGGGCACCACTTCCCCCATGTCACCCTGGTGGGCATCGTCTGGGCGGACGCGGGCTTGGGCTTTCCCGACTTCCGGGCTGCGGAGCGCACCTTTCAGCTCCTCTCCCAGGTCATGGGCCGGGCCGGCCGGGCCGACAAGCCCGGTCAGGTGATCGTCCAGACCCACCAGCCCGGCCACTACAGCATCCGGGCCGCCCTGGAGCACGACTACCGGGCCTTCTTCCGGCAAGAGCTGGCCCTCCGGCGCCAGGTGGGCTATCCGCCTTTCTGCCGCCTGGTTTCCCTGCGCCTGGAGGGGGAGGATGAAGCCCAGGTGCAGGAGACGACCACCGAGCTGGCGAAACGGGCCCGACGCCTGGCCCGGGGGCTGGCCGGCCTCACCGTTCTGGGGCCGGCGCCGGCGCCACTGGTCCGGCTCAAGGATCGCTTCCGCTGGCAGATCCTGCTCAAGGGCCGCCAGATCGATGACCTGCACCGGCTCGTCACGGCACTCGAGCTGGAACGCCTTGCCGGCCTAGGGACAGCGGTCCAGATGCACGTGGACGTGGATCCGGAAAGTATGGTATGATCCAGCCCGCTTTGTGCGGAATCCTCTGTGTCCCGTCGAGCCATGCCCATTCTCCCCATCCGCGCCTATCCCGATCCCATCCTCCGCCAGCCTGCCGAGGCGATCGGCAGCTTCGACAGCCAGTTGCGGGACCTGGTGGCGAACATGATCGCCACCATGCACGCGGCGCCGGGTATTGGCCTGGCTGCCAACCAGGTCGGCCTCGGCTGCCGACTGGCGGTGGTGGACCTCTCCTCGTCCACCGAGACCCGGAGCCCCCTCATCCTGGTGAACCCGGTGATCGTCAGCGGCAGTGGCAGCGAGGTCGATGACGAGGGCTGCCTGAGCATCAAGGGCTACACCGCGGGGGTGAAGCGCATGACCAGCATCCTGGTCCGGGCCCAGGATCCCGAGGGCAAGACCCGGGAATTCGAGGCCACCGACCTCCTGGCTCGGGTGATCCAGCACGAGCTGGACCACCTGGACGGCCGGCTCTTCATCGACCGCCTGAGCGCCCTCAAACGCTCCCTGTTCAAGAAACGGCTGGCCAAGATGCTCCGGGAGCAGGAGCCGTGAGTCCGGCCGAGGGCTTTCGCCCCTACCGCATCCTGTTCTACGGCACGCCGAGCTTTGCGGTGCCCTCCCTGGCGGCGCTTCTCACCAGCGGCGAGGAGGTGGTGGCCCTGGTCACCCGGCCGGACAAGCCCAAGGGCCGCGGCAAGCACCTGGCGTCTCCCCCCACCAAGCTTCTGGCCGAGCAGCACGGCATCCCGGTTCTGCAGCCCACCCGCATCCGGGACGAGGCGTTCCGGGAGGCGATCCGGGCCTTGGTGCCGGACCTGGCGGTGGTGGCGGCCTATGGTCGCATCCTGCCCGGCGAGCTCATCCGGCTGCCGCCTTTGGGCACCATCAACGTCCATGGCTCGATCCTGCCCCGCTACCGGGGGGCGGCGCCGGTGCAGTGGGCCATCATCCGCGGCGAGACCGAGACCGGCGTCACCATCATGCAGATGGACGAGGGCCTGGACACCGGCGACATCCTCCATATCGAGCGACTGGCCATCGGCCCCGGCGAGACCGCCGGCCAGCTGGCGGAGCGGATGGCGACCCTGGGCGCCCAGGCCCTGATCAAGAGCCTCGATCTCCTGCGCCGCGGGGAGCTCAAAGCCGTGCGCCAGGATGATCGCCTGGCCACCCTGGCCCCGCCGCTGGCCAAGGAGATGGCCGCCATCGACTGGACCAGGCCGGCTGGTGAGCTGGCCAACCTCATCCGCGGGCTCGACCCCTGGCCCGGCTGCCACACCCTTCTGGCCGGCCGCCGGCTGCGCCTGTTTTGCCCCCGGGCACTGCCGGCCACGAGCAGCGCCCCCCCGGGCACCCTGCTGCGAGCCGCGGCCGATGGCCTTCTGGTGGCCACTGGCGACGGCGCCCTCCTGGTGGCCGAGGTGCAGCTGGAGGGGGGGACCCGCCAGCCGGTGGACGTCTTCCTGTGCGGCCACCCGCTGGCCGCCGGCAGCCGCCTGCCCTCATGAGGCGGCCCAAGGGGGGCACGGTGGGCTGGCTGCTCCTGCTCGGCCTCACCGGCAGCGCCATCCTCGCCTTCCTCCTCCTCGGCCACGACGCCCTCTTCGATTCTGCGGGGCATCTGCGCAACAGGCTGGATCCCGAGGCCCTGCGGGAGAAGTTCCTGGGCTTCGGCTTTCTGGCGCCCCTGGTCTTCATGGGCCTGCAGGCCTTCCAGGTGCTGGCCGCCCCCTTCCCGGGCGAGGCCACCGGCATCCTCGGCGGCTACCTCTTCGGGGTCTGGCCGTCCTTCTTCTACTCCACCCTGGGGCTCACCGCCGGCTCCATGATCGCCTTTGCCGTCGGCCACTTCTTCGGCCACCTGCTCCTGCCCTGGTTCGAGAGATCCGACCACTACCGCCGGTTCAACAAGCTGATCCGCAAAGGGGATTTCGTCATCCCCTTCATCCTCTTTCTCATCCCCGGGCTGCCCAAGGACTTTCTGTCCTATGTCCTGGGCCTCACCACCATGCCGAGCCGGGTCTTCTTGTTCATCACCGGGGTGGCCCGCATGCCCGGCACCATGATGCTCTGCCTGCAGGGCGCCCGGGTCTATGAGGGCAACTGGCAGGCCGTGGCCGGTCTGCTGGCCCTGACCGTGCTGGTCAGCCTGCCCTCCTACCTCTTCCGCCACCAGCTGGTGCTCTGGCTGGCCCGCATGAACAACGGCCACCTC
This genomic window from Thermodesulfobacteriota bacterium contains:
- the def gene encoding peptide deformylase, with product MPILPIRAYPDPILRQPAEAIGSFDSQLRDLVANMIATMHAAPGIGLAANQVGLGCRLAVVDLSSSTETRSPLILVNPVIVSGSGSEVDDEGCLSIKGYTAGVKRMTSILVRAQDPEGKTREFEATDLLARVIQHELDHLDGRLFIDRLSALKRSLFKKRLAKMLREQEP
- the fmt gene encoding methionyl-tRNA formyltransferase, yielding MSPAEGFRPYRILFYGTPSFAVPSLAALLTSGEEVVALVTRPDKPKGRGKHLASPPTKLLAEQHGIPVLQPTRIRDEAFREAIRALVPDLAVVAAYGRILPGELIRLPPLGTINVHGSILPRYRGAAPVQWAIIRGETETGVTIMQMDEGLDTGDILHIERLAIGPGETAGQLAERMATLGAQALIKSLDLLRRGELKAVRQDDRLATLAPPLAKEMAAIDWTRPAGELANLIRGLDPWPGCHTLLAGRRLRLFCPRALPATSSAPPGTLLRAAADGLLVATGDGALLVAEVQLEGGTRQPVDVFLCGHPLAAGSRLPS
- a CDS encoding VTT domain-containing protein gives rise to the protein MRRPKGGTVGWLLLLGLTGSAILAFLLLGHDALFDSAGHLRNRLDPEALREKFLGFGFLAPLVFMGLQAFQVLAAPFPGEATGILGGYLFGVWPSFFYSTLGLTAGSMIAFAVGHFFGHLLLPWFERSDHYRRFNKLIRKGDFVIPFILFLIPGLPKDFLSYVLGLTTMPSRVFLFITGVARMPGTMMLCLQGARVYEGNWQAVAGLLALTVLVSLPSYLFRHQLVLWLARMNNGHLGNGLKRP